One stretch of Schizosaccharomyces pombe strain 972h- genome assembly, chromosome: III DNA includes these proteins:
- a CDS encoding spermidine family transporter, whose amino-acid sequence MSTNPNAGIQPLTNSISQSASAHPELYHTTSHESVSTYQLQSQLSHSATSNLSTAANFHTRPPIANDENAQNLSTVNSSHSSELSKANLVDVEKCIQDPLLQIFPTVEDPDRFVFSIDPKSPLIAVNWPFRKKLKITCVYSYVALCSTFASSVFSVPAEAITTIFHISLTVSLLTMTVFLCGYIAGPIVWAPLSELSGRKLPLLIGMFGFGIFNISVAVAKDIQTIMMCRFFSGFFASAPLTVVAAAFADMYSNKHRGTAITIFAALVFDGPLVSPIIGGFLTKSYLGWRWTEYITSFMGFFALVIVYLFCDETYSKAIIRNKAKEYRAMSGNYFVHAKSEEEVLTVPDVAKNYLLVPMKLLFTEPIVFLITLYSSFVYAILYLLLEAYPIIFSEKRHFSMGVAELPYIGLLVGVFIGSAINISFEPWYYRRCLALGGKPDPEARLPPMMIGCFMFPAGIFWLSWSGYYSYVHWIVPTLSGLATGCGILLIFLQCLNYLIDAYLFRAASAVAANTIMRSAMAAGFPLFAVQMFHNMGVGWAGSLLGFIAVALIPMPFAFFFFGRKIREKSKMAVVL is encoded by the coding sequence ATGTCTACTAACCCGAATGCCGGTATACAACCATTAACGAATTCAATCTCCCAGTCTGCTTCGGCTCATCCGGAACTATATCATACCACAAGCCATGAGTCTGTTAGTACATATCAATTGCAATCACAGCTTTCTCATTCTGCAACGTCCAACCTCTCAACAGCTGCCAATTTTCATACCAGACCACCGATTGctaatgatgaaaatgcTCAAAATTTGTCAACCGTGAATAGCTCTCACTCATCAGAACTTTCCAAGGCTAACCTAGTTGATGTGGAGAAGTGCATTCAGGACCCCCTTTTGCAAATATTTCCCACCGTCGAGGATCCTGATCGGTTTGTCTTTTCAATAGACCCAAAAAGCCCTTTGATCGCTGTAAATTGGccttttagaaaaaaactgaaaatcACTTGTGTTTATTCATATGTCGCTTTGTGTTCTACTTTTGCATCATCTGTCTTTTCCGTTCCTGCCGAAGCTATTACTACCATTTTTCATATCAGTTTAACCGTTTCTTTGTTAACTATGACCGTATTTTTATGTGGTTACATTGCAGGACCTATTGTTTGGGCTCCTCTGTCTGAGCTTAGCGGCAGAAAGCTTCCCCTACTGATTGGAATGTTTGGATTCGgtattttcaatattagTGTTGCTGTTGCAAAAGATATCCAAACAATAATGATGTGTCGATTTTTCAGCGGTTTCTTTGCTAGTGCTCCTCTTACTGTCGTTGCTGCAGCATTTGCTGACATGTATTCTAACAAGCATCGAGGTACCGCTATCACCATCTTTGCTGCACTAGTGTTTGATGGTCCCTTGGTGTCACCTATCATCGGTGGATTTCTTACAAAATCATACTTGGGTTGGAGATGGACAGAGTACATTACTTCGTTTATGGGGTTTTTCGCTTTAGTAATTGTTTATCTATTTTGTGATGAGACATACTCCAAGGCTATTATACGAAATAAGGCAAAAGAGTATCGAGCTATGAGCGGGAATTATTTTGTCCATGCTAAATCAGAAGAGGAGGTGCTTACCGTACCTGACgttgcaaaaaattatttgttgGTTCCAATGAAACTGTTGTTTACGGAGCCCATCGTTTTCTTAATTACACTGTATAGCTCATTTGTTTATGCTatcctttatttattacttGAGGCTTATCCCATCATCTTTAGCGAGAAACGACATTTCTCTATGGGTGTTGCCGAATTACCATATATCGGTCTCTTGGTTGGAGTTTTCATTGGCTCTGCCATCAATATTTCCTTCGAGCCATGGTACTATAGAAGATGTTTGGCACTTGGTGGGAAGCCTGATCCGGAAGCTCGTCTACCTCCAATGATGATTGGCTGCTTTATGTTTCCAGCCGGTATTTTTTGGTTATCATGGTCCGGTTATTACTCTTATGTACATTGGATTGTGCCTACATTATCCGGATTAGCTACAGGTTGTGGAATcttactaatttttttacaatgtctaaattatttaatcgACGCGTACTTGTTTCGAGCTGCTTCTGCAGTTGCTGCAAACACTATTATGCGAAGTGCAATGGCGGCCGGATTTCCATTATTCGCAGTGCAAATGTTTCACAATATGGGTGTTGGATGGGCTGGCTCACTTTTGGGCTTTATTGCAGTTGCTTTAATCCCCATGccttttgctttctttttctttgggCGGAAGATTCGTGAAAAAAGCAAGATGGCTGTTGTATTGTGA